One genomic segment of Mytilus trossulus isolate FHL-02 chromosome 4, PNRI_Mtr1.1.1.hap1, whole genome shotgun sequence includes these proteins:
- the LOC134716758 gene encoding uncharacterized protein LOC134716758 — MEELYVVTKKREKTIRELGYRYRRIWEHDFASQLKSNEGLKLFAGNLDIEERLDPRLAFFGGRTDTTKLYHKVENEDKIKYVDFTSLYPWTNKYCRYPLHHPEIITKDFEELGSYFGLCKVKILPPRHLYHAVLPYRCHGKLTFPLCRTCADTQYQGKCTHTEQERSITGTYATPEVMVAKEKGYRVLKLYEVWHFPDDTQYDKNTNSGGLFTDYVQLFLKIKQEASGFPPHCQTEEDKREYIRLYKEKEGIDLDYDSIKVNPGLRSLAKLCLNSF; from the exons ATGGAAGAACTGTATGTGGTGACCAAAAAAAGGGAGAAGACCATACGAGAACTTGGCTATAGATATCGCAGGATATGGGAGCACGATTTCGCTAGTCAATTGAAATCAAACGAGGGACTGAAACTATTTGCGGGTAATCTGGATATCGAAGAACGTCTTGATCCTCGTCTTGCCTTTTTT gGCGGGCGAACAGACACGACAAAACTGTACCACAAAGTTGAAAATGAAGACAAAATTAAATACGTAGATTTCACATCTTTATACCCATGGACAAACAAATACTGTCGCTATCCATTGCATCACCCAGAGATCATTACTAAAGATTTTGAAGAGTTGGGTTCATATTTTGGATTATGCAAGGTGAAAATTTTACCACCCAGACACCTTTATCACGCCGTTTTACCTTACCGATGTCACGGAAAGCTCACTTTCCCACTATGTAGAACATGTGCTGATACACAATATCAAGGTAAATGCACGCATACTGAACAGGAACGAAGTATTACAGGTACTTATGCTACACCTGAAGTAATGGTAGCGAAAGAAAAAGGGTACCGAGTGTTAAAACTGTACGAAGTGTGGCATTTTCCGGATGATACACAGTACGATAAAAACACTAATTCCGGAGGATTGTTCACAGACTACGTCCAGCTGTTCcttaaaataaaacaggaaGCCAGTGGTTTCCCCCCACACTGTCAGACAGAGGAAGACAAACGAGAATACATTCGAttgtataaagaaaaagaagGCATAGACTTAGATTACGACAGCATCAAGGTAAATCCAGGTTTACGTAGTCTTGCCAAACTGTGTCTCAACAGTTTCTGA
- the LOC134716759 gene encoding uncharacterized protein F54H12.2-like, producing MKQIETKPVRYYFQRTEVKRNTINKDSREFIWDNMFNIRPSTLVLGLISQESGNGTYDTNPFCFNHYNATDVGLYVNGESVPARPLKLDFGDNRQYATAYANLFEVCEKMNRDAGLTITREDYGKGYTLYAFPLDPKGLGDDYINLVKHGNVRAEIKFKTGLPSAVTCIAFGVFDSFLEIDHSRNVRYIQS from the coding sequence ATGAAACAGATAGAAACCAAACCAGTCCGTTACTATTTTCAAAGGACAGAAGTGAAACGAAACACTATCAATAAAGACTCAAGGGAGTTTATTTGGGACAATATGTTCAACATCCGCCCAAGTACTCTGGTCTTAGGGTTGATCTCACAAGAAAGCGGAAATGGAACGTACGATACTAACCCTTTCTGTTTCAACCATTACAATGCAACTGATGTAGGACTGTACGTTAACGGAGAGAGCGTTCCAGCGAGACCGTTAAAACTTGACTTTGGGGATAATAGACAGTATGCAACGGCATACGCTAATCTATTTGAGGTCtgtgaaaaaatgaatagaGACGCAGGACTCACCATTACTAGAGAAGACTATGGAAAAGGGTACACCTTGTATGCTTTTCCATTGGACCCGAAAGGACTTGGAGATGACTATATAAACTTGGTGAAGCATGGGAACGTGAGAgctgaaataaaattcaagacgGGACTACCCTCTGCTGTCACGTGCATAGCGTTTGGAGTATTCGATTCATTTCTAGAGATAGACCATTCCCGAAACGTTCGCTATATACAGTCATGA